One window from the genome of Chloroflexota bacterium encodes:
- a CDS encoding Uma2 family endonuclease → MTTRRIDAPSAASATDAAEMPWYELISDVPKPPEDAMQQADTILYVMAILKARYENDPTVLWSSQSNVIYDSETPGSVVEPDGYFVFGVPARFIETERRSYRIDEWGKPPDFVLEVASESTARRDLTEKREIYARMGAQEYWRLDKHGYYGEPLVGERLVNGEYVRFELHTEPNGDTWSRSEVLGVDFYQRSEGNLSTFKLRDSVTGEWLGDLGEEVAAHAQTEAARRAAEARAQDAEARNRELQAELERLRRGEE, encoded by the coding sequence ATGACGACACGCAGAATCGATGCGCCGTCTGCGGCATCTGCTACAGATGCCGCAGAAATGCCCTGGTATGAGCTTATAAGCGACGTGCCGAAGCCGCCTGAGGACGCAATGCAGCAAGCCGATACAATTCTGTATGTGATGGCAATACTCAAGGCGCGCTATGAGAACGATCCCACTGTACTCTGGTCGAGTCAGTCCAATGTTATCTATGACTCCGAGACGCCTGGCTCAGTCGTCGAGCCTGACGGCTACTTTGTATTCGGCGTGCCGGCAAGATTTATCGAGACTGAGCGACGCAGCTACCGCATAGATGAATGGGGCAAGCCGCCGGATTTTGTGCTGGAGGTTGCGTCCGAGAGCACGGCGCGCAGGGACTTGACGGAGAAGCGTGAGATATACGCGCGAATGGGGGCGCAGGAATACTGGCGGCTGGACAAGCACGGCTACTATGGTGAGCCGCTGGTGGGCGAGCGATTGGTGAACGGCGAGTACGTGCGGTTCGAGTTGCATACGGAGCCTAACGGAGATACATGGTCGCGCAGCGAAGTTCTGGGCGTGGATTTTTACCAAAGGTCGGAGGGCAATTTAAGCACCTTCAAGCTGCGGGACAGCGTTACCGGCGAATGGCTGGGCGACTTGGGCGAAGAAGTCGCAGCGCACGCGCAAACTGAAGCCGCGCGCCGGGCGGCAGAGGCAAGGGCGCAGGACGCAGAGGCGCGAAATCGTGAGCTTCAGGCAGAACTGGAGCGGCTGCGACGAGGTGAGGAATAG
- a CDS encoding VOC family protein — protein MPLQLDHTIVPAYDKEKSAKFFARIFGLEYNGTWGHFAPVKVNDTLTLDFDNSDNPRSNHYAFLASDEEFDAVLQRVKDEGIAFGSGPGSRTDGEINHKHNGRGFYFDCEDGHVWEVITHTYITD, from the coding sequence ATGCCATTGCAGTTAGACCACACTATCGTACCGGCGTATGACAAGGAGAAGTCCGCGAAGTTTTTTGCGCGCATATTCGGGTTGGAGTACAACGGCACTTGGGGGCATTTCGCGCCCGTCAAGGTCAACGATACGCTGACGCTCGACTTTGACAACTCCGATAATCCGCGCTCCAACCACTACGCCTTTCTCGCATCGGACGAGGAGTTCGACGCCGTGCTGCAGCGCGTCAAGGACGAGGGCATCGCGTTCGGCAGCGGGCCCGGCTCTCGCACCGACGGCGAGATTAACCACAAGCACAACGGACGCGGTTTCTACTTCGACTGCGAGGATGGGCATGTGTGGGAAGTCATAACCCACACTTACATCACGGACTAA